DNA from Chloroflexota bacterium:
CGGCTGATCTGGCCGGAAAACGCGTGGGGCTGCCAGGGCCATTTGGAGCCAATTATATTGGCCTGCGAGCGTTGCTGGATGCGGCCGGATTGCAAGAGAGCGACCTGATCCTCGACTCGATTGGTTTTAATCAGGTAGAAGCCCTGGTCGCCGGGCAAGAAGACGCTGTGGTGGGCTATATTGCCAACGAACCAATTCAGTTGCAGGCGCAGGGATATGATGTCGATATAATCGCCGTAGCCGACTATGCTTATCTGGTCTCCAATGGCTTGTTGACCAATGAGACTACCATCGCTAAAAACCCAGAACTGGTGCGCGCTATGGTGCAAGCCACTCTCAGCGGAATCCGTTACACGATTGCACATCCCGAAGATGCCTACGAGATTGCAAAAAAATATGTCGATGGTCTCGAAGATGCCGATATTCACGTACAACTCGACATTCTACGCGCATCTATCGCGCTCTATCAACGCGAACCCATTGGTTATTCTGATCTTCAGGCCTGGGAGAATATGCAAGCGGTACTGCTGGATATGCAGTTGATTGATGCGCCGCTGGATTTGGAAGCCGCCTTCACAAATGACTTTATTGAAGAATGAGCCGATTCTCTCGGTGAAAGACATGCAGGTCACTTTTTCAGATGCGAATGGTGACCTGCATGTTTTGAAGCCGCTGACCTTTACCGTGGAGCGGCAAGAATTTGTATGTGTGCTTGGCCCTTCGGGATGCGGCAAAAGCACATTGCTGCGTGTTTTGGGTGGATTGCTGGCTCCCACGTATGGCGGAGTGTTGTTTCGCGGCGAAACGTTGCAAGGGCCGCGTCGCGGGGTGGGCTTTGTTTTCCAAAATGCGAATCTGATGCCCTGGCGCACTGTATTTGCCAATATCGCCCTACCCCTGGAGATGCAAGCTGCTCCGGAGAGCGAAATTGCGCCTCGGGTTCATGAGTTGATCGATTTGGTGGGTCTGCAAGGCTTTGCCGATTGGCTGCCGCGCGATCTCTCAGGGGGGATGGCGCAGCGTGTGGCAATTGCGCGTGCGCTGGTGCATGATCCTGATGTGTTGTTGCTGGATGAACCCTTTGGCGCGCTGGATGCGTTGACGCGCGAGCAAATGGGGGCTGAATTGCTGCGCATTGCTGTGGATGCTCGTAATGGGGGGCGGGGGGAGCGCAAAACGATTGTTATGGTAACTCATGCGATTGACGAAGCCGTATACCTGGCCGACCGGGTACTGGTGTTGGGACCGCGCCCCGCAACTCTTCGCTTGGATGTGAGTGTCGACCTGCCACGCCCGCGGGAAGAGAATTTGCGCTACACGCCGCACTTCGGCGCGCTTGCCCAACATCTGCGTGATGCCATCGGGTGACTCGTTGACTCCCTTTCTCTCGTGGTATCATGTATCCCCAATCGTCTTATTCTGTATTTACCAAAATAAGCTTGAATGGAGTACGGACCTGTCATTCCGAGCAAAGCGAGGAATCTCCGGAAAATAGTATGATTTAATGCCTATGTAGGCATCCGTTGATGGTTGGTATCAGGCATTCTTCACTCCGCTGCGCTCCGTTCAGAATGACAAGTTTTTAACAATTTTCTTAGCTGGGCTTACACACGTTCGCAAGAGATGGCCCGAAAATAGGGGTGTGGAGGTGCGAAGCACCTCCACACCCCTATTTTCGGGATATTTTTCATCATGTTGCATAAGTCCTACTTAATTCTGCGAGGTTCGTTATGAAACGATTCTTGATTTTTGCTGTATTGTTAGTTTTGCTAATTCCCTTCGGCGTTCAGGCACAAGACACTGTTCGCCTGGCCTATTTACAGGTAGATCTGTGGCCTGAATATGACCGCTCAGAGATGTTGGTTATCTTACGGGCGCAATTAGCCCCCGAAGTGACCCTGCCCGTGGATGTGACTTTCCGCATTCCTGCCGCGGTGGGTGATCCTAACGCAGTCGCCTCGCGCCAGCCCGATGGCGCTTTACTTAACGCCGTATATGATCTGCGGGTAGAAGGGCAATGGGCTTATATTACGGTGACGGCGACAGCCATCGATTTGCAGTTGGAGTATTATGATCCCCAACTCGAAAAAGTTGATGCTGCCCGCCATTACGAATTCGCCTGGAATGCCGGCTATGCCGTAGATGAAATGGTCATCTTGGTGCAACAGCCTGTGCGCGCCAGCGATATGACTATTGAGCCGAATCTGGGTGAATTCCAGCCAGGTTCTGATGGACTGAATTACTATATTATGGAGATCGGCGCGCCGAAAGCGGGCGATACTGTCAGCGTGAAGGTGGATTACCAGAAGAATGATGATACCCTCAGCGTGGAGAGTTTTCCCGTGCAGGCCAGCGAGCCGATCAACAACCCCGGGGGATTGCAGGATATTAATTTCATGAATCTGCTGCCCTGGCTGCTAGGCGCCGCCGGGGTGCTGTTGGTGGTGGGCGGCATGGTATGGTATTGGCAATCTGGGCGAAAAAACGCACCCAGTTCAAAGCCGACCGGCCGCGGGCGTAGAAACCCCACCGGCGCGGGCGCGCCAGCTTCGAGCGAGTCCGCTTACTGTCATCAATGCGGCAAACGCGCCTCGGGGAGCGATCGTTTCTGCCGCGCTTGTGGTGAGCGTTTACGTTCCTGAATCGGTTCAATGACTCGCCTACGGCAAGCATTTTCTGCATTCCTTCGCCAATCCCTGGCTGTTCGCACCAGTTTACGGGCGCGGGTCGCTTTGGGAATTGCGCTGCCGGTTTTTGCGATTTTGCTGATACTGAGTGGTTTATATTATTGGCGCGAATTTCAACATCTGGATGAATATGCACGCCTGGCGGCGATTCAATTGGGCGATGCGCTGGAAAGCAGCATCGCCCACGCTTTTGAAACCGGTGATGATGAACACCTGCTTGCCATTCTGGATGATGTGAGCCAGATGGATAATGTGCGCGCGATTCAAATTATCAGCAGCGATGGCACAGTTTTAAAATCGGGCGGGCAGGGTGTTGCGCGGTTTGTGGCGCTGGATCAACACGCCCCGGAGTGTTGGGCCTGTCATCAGTACCCGCCGGAAGAACGCCCCCGCACCATTGATCTTAAAAGCAGTGAATACATTTTTCGGGTATCTACACCGATTATCATTTCGCCAGAATGCTCGGATTGTTCGGAAGAAACTCAACATCACATGGGGGTGTTGATGATTGATATTTCGCTGGAAGAGTTGCGCCAAACATTGCTTTATCATTTGGGTTTGAGCCTGGGGCTGGTGTTTGTGCTCACCGGCCTGTTCGCGGTTGGGGTTAATGCCCTCATCAATCATCTGGTTGTGCGGCGCATTGAAGCGTTTCGTGAACCCATTGCTGCCTATGCCGCGGGCGATTATTCGACGCGCATTATTAAAGGTTCTCAAATTACCGACGAAATATGCCAACTAGCCGACATTTTTAATCAGATGGCCGATGATATTCAGCACTACACCCACGAGCAAGAAGCGCGCGGCAAACTGCGCCAACGTGCCATTATCGAAGAGCGCGAACGCATTGCGCGCGAATTGCACGATGGCATTGCTCAGGTTTTGGGTTATGTGAACACGAAAGCCGTGGCTGTTCGTTTAATGCTTCAGCAAGGAAAAACGGATGCAGCTGAACAGCATTTGCTCCAGTTGGAAGAAGCCGCCCGCGGTGTTTCGGTGGATGTGCGTGATGCCATATTAGGCTTGAGAGTGGCGGGCGGTGTCGACGCAGACCTTCCGGCTGCGTTGCGTGAGTATGTGGCGCGTTTCAATCTTTTGAGCGACTTGCCTGTGCAACTTGAACTGGTTGCAAACTGTGAAGGCATTTTGCCGCCGGAGATGGTATTGCATTTGCTGCGCATCGTACAAGAGGCGCTCTCAAATATCCGCAAACATGCCCATGCGGAGAATGTCCGGGTGATTTTGGATTGCCAGCCCGAACAGATTTTGCTTGAAATTCGGGATGATGGCTGCGGCTTTGATGTTCAGGAGCAGATGGATAGTCAACAATTTGGTCTGGCTACAATGCAAGAGCGCGCCAAATCGATTCAGGCGGTGTTAACGATTGTATCTGCCCCCGGAGAAGGCGCCCGGGTTATTTTGCAAGTGCCGCGCCCAGAAGACGGAATATAACCATGCGAGTTTTAGTCGCCGACGATCATTCTTTATTTCGCGATGGTATCACCAGTTTGCTGGAAGCTGCCGGGTATCAGGTGGTGGCGCAGGTTGGTGATGGCCGCACAGCGCTGGAAGCCACACGCCAGCTACAGCCTGATCTGGTTTTGCTCGATATTGATATGCCCGAGATGGACGGTTTAGATGCCCTCGACAGGATTAAGGCCGAGTTTCCGGAGATCAGCGTGGTGATTTTGACTGTCTCCAATGATGATCGTGATCTTTTCGCAGCCATCGAGCGCGGCGCGGATGGGTATTTACTAAAAGATTTGCAAGCTCAAGATTTCATTGATATGTTGCAAGGGGTCGAGCGCGGTGATGCCGCAATTACCCGCAAAACGGCGGCGCGTTTGATGAATCGTTTTCAAAAAATGGCACAGCAAACTATGGACGATGCGAATGAACTCACCGACCGCGAATTGGAAGTGCTCGAAAAAGTAGGGGATGGTATGGCAAATCGCGATATTGCCAGCGCACTCTTTATTAGTGAGAATACAGTGAAATATCATTTGCGCAATATCCTGCAGAAATTAGGGGCAAAAAATCGTACCGAGGCGGTGACTTATGCCATTAGCAAGGGGATTATCCGCAGAGGAAATTAGTTTGCACAGCTCCATTTGGTGAGTAATTTTTGTGGTTTGTTTTGATCCCACATGCTTGGGCGTTTTTGTGCGTAAGGCTCCAGGGATTCTTCACTCCGCTGCGCTCCGTTCAGAATGACACTTATTCAACCTCCTGCAGACGACTGCACGAAAGAGCCTTTTTGGGGGGAAAGTGCAGCAACTTACTTTATATCCCAATTTGTCTCGACAAAAGTCATACTTAGCTATCCTTTTGAGTGGGTTTTGATACTACTCGAAAGAGTGTAATGAATCATCCCTGGGGGTATGACGCATCTACTCATCTTGCGTTAATATTTTCACTATTGGGAACTCAGATTCCCGTAGTTTTGTTGATCGTGAAGGAATATGATGCGCAAGCAAGTAGTAATTCTGTCGAAACATTCACTATTCTCCCAGGGTGTTGCCAGCCGGTTCGAGCAATTCCCCGAGCGAGTGGCGTTTCACTTCATTGATCCACAAGAACAAGAATATATCGAACAAATTGTAAAACTCCAGCCATCGGCGGTGGTATTGAATTCGTCGGAAGTGGACTGGAATCGGCGTTGTTTATTATGTGCTTTGCTATCCGCTATTCGCGAAATTACGATTATCCGCCTGTCTGTGGACGAACGACCTGTACAGGTTATTCGTAGCCAGCAGAGCCAGTTGGATGAAGTGCGCGATTTATTGGATTTGCTCAGTTAGTCGGTTGCGAACAACGCAAAAATGAGTTTTACAGGAGAAGATGGATCGATTTGTATAAAGGAGGTGGTGCCTGCCGAAATCAGACCTTTTAGAATTTACCGCCGTTTGCCAGAGATGGCTACCATACGGTACCCGAATATTGAGAAAGTGCATGAAAATTTATTGAACTGCACAATGATGAAGGAGAATGTTGTAATGCATAAGAAAATTTTGTTTGTTATTTTGGTGCTTATCCTCGGGTTAGCATTGGCGAGTTGCGCCTCTGCGCCTGAAGCGCCAGAAAGCCCTGCTGCACCCGCGGCTGCGGATTGCCCCGAGGCAGATTGCCCGGAATGTCCGGAACCC
Protein-coding regions in this window:
- a CDS encoding ABC transporter ATP-binding protein, with amino-acid sequence MRRWIWKPPSQMTLLKNEPILSVKDMQVTFSDANGDLHVLKPLTFTVERQEFVCVLGPSGCGKSTLLRVLGGLLAPTYGGVLFRGETLQGPRRGVGFVFQNANLMPWRTVFANIALPLEMQAAPESEIAPRVHELIDLVGLQGFADWLPRDLSGGMAQRVAIARALVHDPDVLLLDEPFGALDALTREQMGAELLRIAVDARNGGRGERKTIVMVTHAIDEAVYLADRVLVLGPRPATLRLDVSVDLPRPREENLRYTPHFGALAQHLRDAIG
- a CDS encoding HAMP domain-containing protein; the encoded protein is MTRLRQAFSAFLRQSLAVRTSLRARVALGIALPVFAILLILSGLYYWREFQHLDEYARLAAIQLGDALESSIAHAFETGDDEHLLAILDDVSQMDNVRAIQIISSDGTVLKSGGQGVARFVALDQHAPECWACHQYPPEERPRTIDLKSSEYIFRVSTPIIISPECSDCSEETQHHMGVLMIDISLEELRQTLLYHLGLSLGLVFVLTGLFAVGVNALINHLVVRRIEAFREPIAAYAAGDYSTRIIKGSQITDEICQLADIFNQMADDIQHYTHEQEARGKLRQRAIIEERERIARELHDGIAQVLGYVNTKAVAVRLMLQQGKTDAAEQHLLQLEEAARGVSVDVRDAILGLRVAGGVDADLPAALREYVARFNLLSDLPVQLELVANCEGILPPEMVLHLLRIVQEALSNIRKHAHAENVRVILDCQPEQILLEIRDDGCGFDVQEQMDSQQFGLATMQERAKSIQAVLTIVSAPGEGARVILQVPRPEDGI
- a CDS encoding zinc ribbon domain-containing protein — its product is MKRFLIFAVLLVLLIPFGVQAQDTVRLAYLQVDLWPEYDRSEMLVILRAQLAPEVTLPVDVTFRIPAAVGDPNAVASRQPDGALLNAVYDLRVEGQWAYITVTATAIDLQLEYYDPQLEKVDAARHYEFAWNAGYAVDEMVILVQQPVRASDMTIEPNLGEFQPGSDGLNYYIMEIGAPKAGDTVSVKVDYQKNDDTLSVESFPVQASEPINNPGGLQDINFMNLLPWLLGAAGVLLVVGGMVWYWQSGRKNAPSSKPTGRGRRNPTGAGAPASSESAYCHQCGKRASGSDRFCRACGERLRS
- a CDS encoding response regulator transcription factor; amino-acid sequence: MRVLVADDHSLFRDGITSLLEAAGYQVVAQVGDGRTALEATRQLQPDLVLLDIDMPEMDGLDALDRIKAEFPEISVVILTVSNDDRDLFAAIERGADGYLLKDLQAQDFIDMLQGVERGDAAITRKTAARLMNRFQKMAQQTMDDANELTDRELEVLEKVGDGMANRDIASALFISENTVKYHLRNILQKLGAKNRTEAVTYAISKGIIRRGN
- a CDS encoding ABC transporter substrate-binding protein; the encoded protein is MKKISLLFALLIVLSLAACQAEPAPEQAAPTSQELTHIRLPMGYIPNVQYTPFYVAVELGFYEKAGIEIEFDYSFETDGVALVGADELQFSVVSGEQVLMARNQGLPVVYTMAWYGDYPVAVVAMTEQGITEPADLAGKRVGLPGPFGANYIGLRALLDAAGLQESDLILDSIGFNQVEALVAGQEDAVVGYIANEPIQLQAQGYDVDIIAVADYAYLVSNGLLTNETTIAKNPELVRAMVQATLSGIRYTIAHPEDAYEIAKKYVDGLEDADIHVQLDILRASIALYQREPIGYSDLQAWENMQAVLLDMQLIDAPLDLEAAFTNDFIEE